The stretch of DNA TATTGTTGCGCCAGCTCGGTTTCTGCCAATGGTTTCACATTCAAAGTACTGAGCAACTGGTTACCATCAGCGAGTAGTCTGAATTTTGCGCGTAGCTCATCGTATTGTCCGGCGACCAAATCACGGCGAGCCGTGAAATACTCGTTTTCGCTGTCGAGCAAATCAAGCAATGAACGCTGCCCCAAAGAAAATTGCTTGCTGTATTCATCACGGGCAGATTTGCTGGAGTTAGCATATTGCGTGAGCACGGGAACACGTTCTGCTGCAATACTCATGGCATTCCACGACAGCGCCGCATTTTGCCGCACTTGCCGCTCTACCCGACGTGCCACTTCCTGTGCGGAATAAGCCAATTGCTTGGTTTCTGCTACATAAGCCCGATCACCGCCACTTTTAAAGGTGTAACGCATCCGCACCATTCCGTAGTAGCGCGTAGAGTCTTCCACAGCGACACCATCTAGCGAATTGGTATATACGGCCCCCGCCTCCAGATCGACCCTAGGATACATTTGTGACTCAGCCAAACCATGCTGAGCATTTGCACCATCCACATCGGCCTTAGCGGCCAGCAGTAAACGATTATTGGCAACCGCCCAATTGGCCGCCTCTTCCATGCTTGCAGGCAAATTAGCAGGTGTATCGGGCTTGGCTAGATCTTCAGGCACCTCGCCCACCAAGCGCATATAGGCAATTTTGGCCTCATTCAAGCTAGACTGGGCAGCCGATAAATTAGCTTTGGCCAGTGAAACCCGCGCATCAATTTGCTCGTCATCCGATTTACGACCAAAGCCACCCGAAGTACGTAGCTTCACCTGCTCAGCGGTACTCAAATGTGCATCAAGGTTAGCTTGCGTCAGCGCGACTAACTCCTGCTGGCGCAACACATCGAGATAAGCCTCGGCAGTTTTAAGTGCAATATCTTCCGACGTATTTGCCAAACGATGAGCTGCGCCCAGTTGCCGCGCGCGCTGGCGAGCGACTTCATTCTTGGTGGCCATCCCATCAAATAGCATTTGGGTCAAAATGGCCTGTGCTTCTTGACGGTTATAATCAGTGCCACCACCAAAATTGGTGCGGGTCGAAAGATCGTTGGTGTATTCACGCCCTGCCCCCACCGACAAATCGATGCGTGGGTAATACCCCGATTTGGCCTTATCCACCGCGGCATCGCTGGCACGGCGCTGCCCGACATCACTCAGAATATCCGGGCTGGTTTGTAATAGTTTTTCGACTACTTGCGGTAAAGGTGCTGCGGCTGCGCTGTGGGCTAATGCGGCAAAAACAGCAATCGTACATAGTGATTTGCTCATCATTCAGACTCCTTTTTGAGTGTATCGTCCTCATCCTGCTTGCGCTTTTTTAGCGTCTTTAATGGGGCATAGCTATCTAGTAATACAGCTCAGTCTTTCTTCAATAGCAAGCAGTAAAATGCTCAACGGATATCTATCTTCGGGACGAAAAAAAAGCCATCGCAAGCGATGGCTTTTAAAACTAGAGCAAAACAGGCTTATCTAACCCACCAACTCAACAGCAGAGCGGCCAGCAAACAGGCAATCACTCCCAACAAATAATTGCGTTTTTTCTGCTCCCACATCAGGCCTTTGTAGCCGGCGAGCAAAAGCTCGGTGTGGTTTTGATTGAGTACTTCATTGAGCTTGCGTGGCAACGTCGGCAACAGCGTCGCCCATTGCGGCGCTTCATGTTTCAGCGTGGCAATCAGCCCACGCCAGCCGATTTGCTCATTCATCCAGCGCTCTAAAAATGGCTTAGCGGTTTGCCACAGATCGAGGTCAGGATCGAGTTGGCGGCCTAAGCCTTCAATATTGAGCAATGTTTTCTGCAGTAGCACCAGTTGCGGCTGGATTTCTACATTAAAGCGGCGCGAGGTTTCAAACAGGCGCAGCAACACAAAACCAAAGGAAATCTGGCTCAGCGGCTTATTAAAGAATGGCTCGCACACGGTGCGTACCGCCGCTTCAAGCTCTTCAACGCGCGTATCTTTCGGCACCCAGCCACATTCGATGTGCGCTGTTGCGACGCGGTGATAGTCGCGATTAAAGAACGCAAGAAAGTTAATCGCTAGATACTGCTTATCGGTATCACTCAGCGAGCCAACAATACCAAAGTCTAGCGCAATATACCTGTTATCCGCGGCAACAAAAATATTGCCCGGATGCATATCAGCGTGGAAAAAACCATGCCGGAATACCTGGCTAAAGAAAATCTCAACGCCAAAGCGGCTGAGTTTTTTCAGATCCATACCGGCGGCTTTGAGCTCTTCGATTTTGCCGATCGGAATACCGTCCATCCATTCGAGCACCAGCACTTCGCGCGCGCAAAAGTCGTAGTACACCTCTGGCACAATCAGCTGGTCGGAATCTTTAAAATTGCGGCGCAGCTGGCTGGCATTCGCGGCTTCATGCATCAGATCAAGCTCGTCGTGCAAATGGCGATCAAACTCGGCCACCACTTCACGCGGCTTAAGGCGCGGGCCATCGGCAAACAGCTTTTCAACGCAAACTGCCAATACCCGCATCAGCGCCAGATCGCTCTCGATCACTGGCAAAATACCGGGTCGCAGAACTTTGACCGCAACCACTTTGCCATCGTGCAGCTTGGCCCGATGCACTTGCGCCACCGAGGCCGACGCCACGGGCTGCGGGTCAAACTCGGCAAACAGCTCGACGATGGATTTGCCCAGGCTTTTTTCGATTTGGTTGATGGCCGTTTGCGAATCAAATGGCGGCACATTGTCTTGCAACTGCGCCAGCTCATTGGCGATGTCCGGTGGCATCAAATCGCGCCGCGTTGACAGCACCTGACCGAATTTCACAAACACTGGGCCTAAGGATTCAAGCGCCAAACGCAAACGCACCGCTCGCGGCTGATCAAGTTTGCGCCAGAAAAACAGCGCGCCAATCAGTTTACGCAAGCCATGTACGCGCTCGTGGCCGAGCAGGAATTCGTCTAAGCCAAAATGCACCACCACATAGGCGATTTTAAAAAAACGGAACATGTTCGCCTTTATTGCTCATTGCCTTCAATGCGGCCAAAGTCGGCCTCCAGCCGCGCCAAACGCTTTTCCAGCCGCGCTAAATCATTCCGCAGCGTATCCACATCATCGCAAAACGCAGCTACGGCTTCTTTACGCGGCAACAGCCGATCTTCGTCGCGCAAGTATTCAACCATGGTTTCAGTCAAACGCTGCCCCATTGCGAGCGGTACTTTGGCCAGACTTTGGCTGCTGCTCACAATCCGATGTGCGGCAATATCGCCGACCAAACGCGACAAATCTTCGGCGGCATCCCAAGATAATGCGCCCAGCGCTGCACCGGCTTTGCTCGCTAGCTCAGGGTCCCCCGCCAAGACGACTTGGCGCGAAGCTGCCTGCGGATCGGTCAGGCGCAGGGTAAAAAATTGCAGCGGCAAAGTCAGTGTGGCTTCGGGTTCTGCTTCCGAATGCGCCAACAAACCGTCGGGCATCACGACGACATTGGCGGCGAACAGCGGCAACTTCACCGCAAAAGTACGTCCCGCTAAGCGAGTCAATTCCGCCTGCGCCGCAGGAGCCTGCCCCAGTAAATGATTCAGCACTCCGGCTAGCAACATTAGAATTTTGTCCCTTTATGCAGCGCCACAACGCCGCCAGTCATATTGTGAAAATCAGCGCGGCCAAATCCAGCATCGAGCATCATTTGTTTCAGCGTTTCCTGATCCGGATGCATGCGGATTGATTCGGCTAAATACTGATAAGAATCGGCATCATTGGCCACCAGCTTGCCCATAAACGGTAGCAATTTGAATGAATACAAATCATAAGCCGGTTTGAGCGGCGCCCAAACTTTAGAAAACTCCAGCACCAGCAAACGACCACCGGGTTTGAGCACGCGATGCATTTCTTTTAACGCCGCGTCTTTGTGCGTCATATTACGCAGACCAAAGGCGACCGAAACAATATCGAAGTATCCGTCTGGAAACGGCAGCTTTTCTGCATCGCACTGCGCTACTGGCAGGGGGTATCCAGCGTCGAGCAAGCGATCACGACCCACACCGAGCATCGAGCTATTAATATCGGTCAGCCACACTTGGCCGGTTTTGCCGACCTTTTTGGCAAAGGCTTTAGAAAGATCGCCGGTACCGCCCGCAATATCGAGAATTTTGTCACCGGTTTTCGCTCCGCTGGTCTCAATCGTGAAAAATTTCCACGCGCGGTGCAGGCCTGCCGACATCAGGTCATTCATCACATCGTATTTTTGCGCGACCGAGTGAAACACTTCGGCGACTTTTTGCGCTTTTTCAGATTCGTTGACCGTGCTGAAACCAAAATGGGTTTTTGAATCGCTCATTTGTTTTGCCTTTTTATCAATCACTTAAAAGTAGCGAACCGCCCTCCAAAACAGGATGGCGCAGCACTTCTTACAACGGTTCACGCGACGCGCCGGCCGCAGCGAGTTCATTCAGATATTTCTGCCAATAAGCGTCATAATTGGCACCCAATTCATAGAGGTATTGCCATGAAAACAAGCCAGAATCATGGCCATCATCAAATACCAGCTTAACTGCATAATGACCAACTGGCTCAATGGCACGGATATTGACGTTGATTTTGCCCACCTGCAGCACTTCATTACCCACCCCATGACCACGTACTTCGGCCGACGGGCTAAGTACGCGCAGATATTCGCAGGGTAAAGAAAAACGCGCGCCATCGGCGAAGGCAATTTCCAGCACGCGCGAAGCTTGGTGCAAAGTCAATTCGGTAGGGTGAGGAGTATCTGTAGTAAGGCCGGCCATGCGCGTCATTTGCCTAAAAAAGAATTGCCGTAATCATACCGCGCTTAAGGCGCAGCCACCACCCAAGCCGAGTAGACCGCTATCTGGTTGCGCCGATTTCCGCCCGCTGGCGCTGTAATTTACCTCACCCCAAAATCATAAAACATCGCCAAAGCTTTCATTTTTTGAAAAATAATGTTGGCAATTTGCAGACTTGTAATATTAAGTTCACACTTAAGCCTTATTCTCGCAAACAAATTATTGAACTTTTTCCGCGGGGAGCACTCAATGGCCGCCAATATCCTGTTGGTTGAAGATGAACCAGCAATCCAAGAACTGATTGCTTTTAACCTGTCACAAGCGGGTCATCATGTGATGCGCGCCGATTCTGTCGAGAGCGCTCAAGGCATTGTGCGCAATGCTTTACCTGATTTAATTTTGCTCGACTGGATGCTGCCAGGCATGTCCGGCATTGATTTCGCACGTAAGCTGCGCGGCGACGAGCGTACCCGCTCGATTCCCTTGATCATGCTCACTGCTCGTTCGGACGAACAGGATAAAATTGCGGGGCTGGAAACAGGCGCTGACGATTACATTACCAAGCCATTTAGCCCACGTGAATTACAGGCGCGCATTAAAGCGGTATTGCGCCGCCGTGCACCGCAAGCGACGGATGATCCGGTTGAAATTCATGGTCTACGCCTTGATCCTGTAACCCATCGCGTGTCAGGCAATGGCAAACCGCTGGAACTGGGCCCTACTGAATTCCGTTTATTGCATTTCTTTATGACGCATACTGAACGAGTTCACACTCGTGCACACTTGCTCGACCAAGTGTGGGGTGATCATGTATTTGTTGAAGAACGCACTGTGGATGTGCATATACGTCGCCTACGTTCATCACTTGAGGGAACAGGGCACGATAATCTGATTCAAACCGTGCGTGGCTCGGGCTATCGACTATCAGTCAACTAAGCTGCCAAGCTCGCACGCCACAAGGGTAATGCGAGTGCATTACCCTTTGTTTTTTCGAATATGTATTAGTTTAAAGGCCGCTCATGCTTTGGCTTCGATCGATAATTTACTACTTTCTCACCGCCTTAATTGCGCTGGCGATTAGCGCCATTGCTGGTACGGTGTGGGGCGTAGCCTTTGCTTTGTGCGTAGTCTCGATTGCCTGCCTGTTTCATATTTTTAATTTGCACCGCCTGCATCGCTGGCTGGAAAACCCGCAAGTCGATAATGTACCCGGCAGTTTTATGCTGTGGCAGGAAGTCTTTGATCAGATCTACGCCGAAGTGCGCAAGCAGAAAAAAGCCAAAGAGCGCCTTGCTGGCACCTTAGATCGCTTTTTATCAGCCGCCGAGGCACTGCCTGATGGCGTGGTAATTTTGGATGACAATGATCGCATCGAATGGTGCAACCCCGCCTCATGCGAGCACTTAAGCCTGAATCGCAAACTCGACATGGGCCAGCCAATCACGCATTTATTGCGCTACCCCAGTTTGCGTGATTACCTCAAGCAGCAAGATTTTAGTCATCCAGTGATTATCCGCATCACTCGTCCAGCCGAACAAACGCTGTCGGCCCAGATTGTGCCGTTCGACTCGACTCGCAAGTTGCTACTGAGCCGCGATATTACTCAATTGGAACGGGTACAAACGGTACATCGTGATTTTGTCGCGAATGTCTCGCACGAACTACGCACACCGCTTACGGTGGTCGGCGGCTTTATCGAAACTATGATCGATATGCCGTCATCCGATGCCGCGACGCGGGAAACCCATTTGCAACTGATGTATGAACAAACGCAGCGTATGCAACGTTTGGTGGAAGACCTGCTAACGCTCTCCAAGCTCGAAAGCGGCGCGCAAGTGCGCGAAGAAGAAGTCGACATTCCGCAATTGATGCAATTGCTGCGCACAGAGGCCAACGGGTTGTCGCAAGGCCGCCATACGGTAGAAATTGGCCGCCTTGATCGCCCACGGCTGATTGGTAATCACGACGAACTGCACTCCGCGCTGGGCAATCTGGTGTCGAATGCCATCCGTTACACGCCACCGGGCGGCACCATTACCATCGGCTGGGAAAAACGCGACGATACGGCCTGCTTTACCTGCCGCGATACCGGCATCGGCATTGCGCCCGAGCATATCCCGCGGCTAACCGAGCGCTTTTATCGCGTAGATCGTGGCCGTTCGCGCAATACCGGTGGCACTGGCCTAGGGCTAGCGATTGTGAAACACATTCTGCATCGCCATCAAGCACAGATGATCATTACCTCTGATCTAGGCAAAGGCAGTGAATTTGCCGTGAAGTTTCCACAAGCCCGTGTGATTGAATAAATCGGTGCTGCTATGATTTGACACTTGCTTGCAAGGTCAAGTGACCGTAAATTGCAGCAATCGCATGTTTTTTGCGTCTGCGCAAAGGCAAAAGACTTGGCTTTCGTTGATAATGCCCCATGTCATTGAGATGCTTTGTCCAGAACCAAGTTCAAATTCAAAGCCCACGCAGAAATGAATCGCTTACTTCAATCATGAGGTCACTACTATGAGCAGAATCGCAGCAATCAAACCTTTCGGTCAACGTATTTGGTTGGACAATCTTTCCCGTGGTCTGTTGGAGTCTGGCGAATTGGCTCGCCTGATCTCTGAAGACGACATCGCTGGCGTTACCTCTAACCCTGCGATTTTCTACAAATCAATTTCGTCTGACCCGCTCTACACTGGCGATTTGGCTGAATTGAAAAAACAAGATCTGACTGCAGAGCAACGCTACGAAGCGCTGGTTGTTCCTGATATTCAAGCCACTTGCGATTTGACCCGTGCGATGTACGACGCAACCAATGGTTTGGATGGCTATGTGAGCTTGGAAGTATCGCCAACACTGGCAAACGACGCGCAAGGCACCATCGACAATGCTAAACGTCTGTGGGCTGCGATTGATCGCCCGAACGCGATGATCAAAGTACCTGCGACTGACGCAGGTGTGGTGGCCTTTGAAGAATTGATCACTTCAGGTATCAATGTAAACATTACTTTGATGTTCAACCTGAAACACGTTGACAACGTATTGACTGCCTACATCCGCGGTCTGGAAGCACGCGCTGCTGCTGGCCTGCCAGTGGATAAAGTACAAGCGGTTGCTTCAGTATTCTTGTCGCGCGTAGATAGCCTGATCGACCCACAACTCGAAGCCATCGGCACACCAGAAGCGCTGGCATTGCGTGGCACGGTAGCGAAATCATTCGTTAAAGTGGCTTACCAACACTACAAAGGCCTGTTCCAAGGCAGCCGTTTTGCGGCATTGAAAGCCAAAGGCGCGAATCCACAACGTCTGCTGTGGGCTTCTACTGGTACCAAAAACAAAGCCTACAACGATGTGATGTACGTTGAAGATCTGATCGGGCCAGAAACTGTTAACACCGTACCAGATGCTACTTTGGCGCTGTTCCGCGACCACGGTAACGCAGCTAACACGCTCGACACCAATATCGACGCTGCGGTTGCAACACTGGTTGCAGTGCGCAACTTGGGTATCAACTACAACTTGGCTGGTGAACAGTTGCAAGTAGATGGTCTGAAACAGTTTGATGAAGCCTTCGCTAAATTGCTGGAACTGACTAAGTAATTTTCAGTTCAGTAGCTCCGAGCCCCGCCAACGTGCGGGGCTTTTTTATACCTATCCAGGTATATGCTCAAAAGCAAGCAAAAATAATAATCAGGGAAGCATACATCTACAAAAGAATTGCGCCACAAAAACAACAACAGCCCAGCCCTTCATAATTCTTTCACTCAACGGTAATAATTTAACAAAATTGTCACATTAAAACTGACGATCTCTGCCATAATCAATCTCGCTTTTTGTTTTGGTTTGTAGCTATGCGCAAGATTCTGATCGTGAACCCCAAAGGCGGCAGCGGTAAATCCACCTTAGCCACCCATCTCGCCAGCTGGTTTGCCTGGCAGGAAGCCAAAGTGATGCTTGGCGATCTGGATAAACAACACTCCAGCCATCACTGGCTCAATTTACGCTCAGCCCAATTGCCGCAAATTGCCCGCTGGGAAATCGGTGATGATCAGATAGCGCGCCCGCCAAAAGGTAGTCAAGTCGCGGTACTCGATACTCCCGCGTGTTTTGCGAATGGCAAATTAAAGAAAGTTCTGAAGATTGTAGATCATGTGATTGTGCCGATTTTGCCATCGGCATTTGATCTATGGGCCAGTGCTGATTTTTTTGAAGAGCTAGCCGAGATGAAGGCAGTGCGCAGAGAGGAAGTTCAGGTCGGCGCAGTGGGAATGCGGGTCAACTCGCGCACGCAAGCCGCGACGCAATTGCCAGCCTTTTTGCAGAAATTTGATATTCCACTCATCACCTGCATCCGCGATACCCAGCTTTACAACCAGACTATTCAACGCGGTATGACTTTATTTGATTTACCAGCCAGCAAAATCATGCGCGATCAGGCCGAATGGCAGCCGTTGTTTGATTGGGTGATGCGGCGCACACCGCAGGCGTTTCGCGCTGCGGTGTAAATCCCCCTGCACCACGCCTTAAGGCTGGCGGCAGCTGGCAAATAGATCGAGCTTACTTTGATATTCTTTGGTCGATACGTCCAAGAGCCCCAGCATTGAATGAAACAAATTGTCATGCGAATATGGCTGCGCAGCTTTTTGTTTTAAACAACTAGCACTAATCCCCCGGCTTTGCTGATACTGCGGCGAAAACCACATCAGCGCCGGAATATGGGTTTGGTAATCTGGCGCAATCACATAGGGTGAGCCATGCAGGTATAGCCCACGCTCACCAATAGATTCGCCATGATCAGAGACATACACCATAGCGGTATCAACTTTATCCTGTTGACCTTGCAGTAACTGTATCAAACTAGCCAGCACATGGTCGGTGTAGACCAAGGTATTGTCATAGCTATTCATAATTTCGCCCTGACTGCATTTATCTAGTTGATTGGTTTTGCAGGCAGGCTTAAAGCGTTCAAATTGGTCTGGATAGCGTTTGAAATACGCGGGGCCATGACTGCCCATCATATGCAGAACCAGCACAGCAGATTGCTTGCCTTCCGCCAACTGAGCCAGTTGCTGCGGTATTTTTTTCAGCAGAAT from Chitinibacter fontanus encodes:
- the phoR gene encoding phosphate regulon sensor histidine kinase PhoR is translated as MLWLRSIIYYFLTALIALAISAIAGTVWGVAFALCVVSIACLFHIFNLHRLHRWLENPQVDNVPGSFMLWQEVFDQIYAEVRKQKKAKERLAGTLDRFLSAAEALPDGVVILDDNDRIEWCNPASCEHLSLNRKLDMGQPITHLLRYPSLRDYLKQQDFSHPVIIRITRPAEQTLSAQIVPFDSTRKLLLSRDITQLERVQTVHRDFVANVSHELRTPLTVVGGFIETMIDMPSSDAATRETHLQLMYEQTQRMQRLVEDLLTLSKLESGAQVREEEVDIPQLMQLLRTEANGLSQGRHTVEIGRLDRPRLIGNHDELHSALGNLVSNAIRYTPPGGTITIGWEKRDDTACFTCRDTGIGIAPEHIPRLTERFYRVDRGRSRNTGGTGLGLAIVKHILHRHQAQMIITSDLGKGSEFAVKFPQARVIE
- a CDS encoding ubiquinone biosynthesis accessory factor UbiJ; the protein is MLLAGVLNHLLGQAPAAQAELTRLAGRTFAVKLPLFAANVVVMPDGLLAHSEAEPEATLTLPLQFFTLRLTDPQAASRQVVLAGDPELASKAGAALGALSWDAAEDLSRLVGDIAAHRIVSSSQSLAKVPLAMGQRLTETMVEYLRDEDRLLPRKEAVAAFCDDVDTLRNDLARLEKRLARLEADFGRIEGNEQ
- a CDS encoding ParA family protein, coding for MRKILIVNPKGGSGKSTLATHLASWFAWQEAKVMLGDLDKQHSSHHWLNLRSAQLPQIARWEIGDDQIARPPKGSQVAVLDTPACFANGKLKKVLKIVDHVIVPILPSAFDLWASADFFEELAEMKAVRREEVQVGAVGMRVNSRTQAATQLPAFLQKFDIPLITCIRDTQLYNQTIQRGMTLFDLPASKIMRDQAEWQPLFDWVMRRTPQAFRAAV
- the ubiB gene encoding ubiquinone biosynthesis regulatory protein kinase UbiB, whose amino-acid sequence is MFRFFKIAYVVVHFGLDEFLLGHERVHGLRKLIGALFFWRKLDQPRAVRLRLALESLGPVFVKFGQVLSTRRDLMPPDIANELAQLQDNVPPFDSQTAINQIEKSLGKSIVELFAEFDPQPVASASVAQVHRAKLHDGKVVAVKVLRPGILPVIESDLALMRVLAVCVEKLFADGPRLKPREVVAEFDRHLHDELDLMHEAANASQLRRNFKDSDQLIVPEVYYDFCAREVLVLEWMDGIPIGKIEELKAAGMDLKKLSRFGVEIFFSQVFRHGFFHADMHPGNIFVAADNRYIALDFGIVGSLSDTDKQYLAINFLAFFNRDYHRVATAHIECGWVPKDTRVEELEAAVRTVCEPFFNKPLSQISFGFVLLRLFETSRRFNVEIQPQLVLLQKTLLNIEGLGRQLDPDLDLWQTAKPFLERWMNEQIGWRGLIATLKHEAPQWATLLPTLPRKLNEVLNQNHTELLLAGYKGLMWEQKKRNYLLGVIACLLAALLLSWWVR
- the ubiE gene encoding bifunctional demethylmenaquinone methyltransferase/2-methoxy-6-polyprenyl-1,4-benzoquinol methylase UbiE encodes the protein MSDSKTHFGFSTVNESEKAQKVAEVFHSVAQKYDVMNDLMSAGLHRAWKFFTIETSGAKTGDKILDIAGGTGDLSKAFAKKVGKTGQVWLTDINSSMLGVGRDRLLDAGYPLPVAQCDAEKLPFPDGYFDIVSVAFGLRNMTHKDAALKEMHRVLKPGGRLLVLEFSKVWAPLKPAYDLYSFKLLPFMGKLVANDADSYQYLAESIRMHPDQETLKQMMLDAGFGRADFHNMTGGVVALHKGTKF
- the tal gene encoding transaldolase is translated as MSRIAAIKPFGQRIWLDNLSRGLLESGELARLISEDDIAGVTSNPAIFYKSISSDPLYTGDLAELKKQDLTAEQRYEALVVPDIQATCDLTRAMYDATNGLDGYVSLEVSPTLANDAQGTIDNAKRLWAAIDRPNAMIKVPATDAGVVAFEELITSGINVNITLMFNLKHVDNVLTAYIRGLEARAAAGLPVDKVQAVASVFLSRVDSLIDPQLEAIGTPEALALRGTVAKSFVKVAYQHYKGLFQGSRFAALKAKGANPQRLLWASTGTKNKAYNDVMYVEDLIGPETVNTVPDATLALFRDHGNAANTLDTNIDAAVATLVAVRNLGINYNLAGEQLQVDGLKQFDEAFAKLLELTK
- a CDS encoding TolC family outer membrane protein, coding for MMSKSLCTIAVFAALAHSAAAAPLPQVVEKLLQTSPDILSDVGQRRASDAAVDKAKSGYYPRIDLSVGAGREYTNDLSTRTNFGGGTDYNRQEAQAILTQMLFDGMATKNEVARQRARQLGAAHRLANTSEDIALKTAEAYLDVLRQQELVALTQANLDAHLSTAEQVKLRTSGGFGRKSDDEQIDARVSLAKANLSAAQSSLNEAKIAYMRLVGEVPEDLAKPDTPANLPASMEEAANWAVANNRLLLAAKADVDGANAQHGLAESQMYPRVDLEAGAVYTNSLDGVAVEDSTRYYGMVRMRYTFKSGGDRAYVAETKQLAYSAQEVARRVERQVRQNAALSWNAMSIAAERVPVLTQYANSSKSARDEYSKQFSLGQRSLLDLLDSENEYFTARRDLVAGQYDELRAKFRLLADGNQLLSTLNVKPLAETELAQQ
- a CDS encoding gamma-butyrobetaine hydroxylase-like domain-containing protein, whose translation is MAGLTTDTPHPTELTLHQASRVLEIAFADGARFSLPCEYLRVLSPSAEVRGHGVGNEVLQVGKINVNIRAIEPVGHYAVKLVFDDGHDSGLFSWQYLYELGANYDAYWQKYLNELAAAGASREPL
- the phoB gene encoding phosphate regulon transcriptional regulator PhoB; protein product: MAANILLVEDEPAIQELIAFNLSQAGHHVMRADSVESAQGIVRNALPDLILLDWMLPGMSGIDFARKLRGDERTRSIPLIMLTARSDEQDKIAGLETGADDYITKPFSPRELQARIKAVLRRRAPQATDDPVEIHGLRLDPVTHRVSGNGKPLELGPTEFRLLHFFMTHTERVHTRAHLLDQVWGDHVFVEERTVDVHIRRLRSSLEGTGHDNLIQTVRGSGYRLSVN